CTACCAGGACCTGGATGTGCAGCGCCTGCTGCTGCTGCTGGCCAGCCTCAACCCCGAAGATAAATCCGTGCCTTTGCCGGTGTTGCGCCTGGCCCGGCGAGCCGAGCGGCGGGCCAGGCGCCAGCAGCTAGCCCCGGGCTCCATTCTGACCAACGGCGTACTGCAGGCCGTGGTGCACGTGCAGGCCGACCAGGTAAACTACAGCGCCGTGCGAGGCCGCAGCTTCGAGTTGGTGTCGCACCTGCGCGACGGAATGGCCCGGGTAGATAAATGCTCGTTGCACGCGTTCCGGGGCCGCATCGACTTGCAGGGCCACATGCTGCTCAACGTCAACCGCCGGCACCACCCGCTGCAGGTACAGATGCGTCTGCAGGATGTGGAACTGCCCGACCTGTTTGCCGCCGGTCTGGCTATCGGCCTTACGCTGCCCGATGAAGACAACATCCGGGGCAGTATGCGCTGCGTGGCCGACGTGCGCACCGACCTGGACTCGACCTTCCTGCCCCGCCTAAGTCACACGGTGGGCTATGTGCGGGCCGACATGCGCAACCTGGAGCTGCTCAACATCGAGGCCCTGAGCCAGGCGCTGAAATTCATGCGGGAAGAGCGTACCCGCCACTTGTATTTTGAGCCCTTCAGCAGTGAGTTTATCCTCAACCGCGGCCAGCTTTTGATTCCCAGCCTAGATTTGAACAGCAACCTGAGCAACATGCAAATCAGCGGCAGCTATTTTCTCAACGGGCGGGCCAATCTGTATATCGGCCTGAACCCCATGCAGGCTCTCTTCGGCGACAACGAAAAGCGTATTGAGCGGATCAAGCAGAGTGAGCCCCTGCGCCGCCCCAACCACCGCCTCACCTACGTGAATCTGCAGCGCCTGACGCCTGCCAGCCGCTACTCGGTGCGCCTGTTCAAGGGCAACGAGCAGCGCCAGCACCAGGCCCTGCTGCGCCAGCAGTTCCGCCAGCTGCTTATCACCCAGCGCCTCGACAGCACCGTGAACCTGCAGCGGTAAAACGGGTTAGTACTCCCACCATGACTACTCCTGAAATTATCATCATCGGCGCGGGTGCGGCCGGGCTGCTGGCCGCCCGGGAACTGGCGCAGGCCGGCCGCCGCGTCCTCGTATTAGAAGCCCGTAACCGCATCGGGGGCCGCATCCATACATTCACCGAGGACGGATTCAGTGGCCCCACCGAGGCCGGGGCCGAATTTCTGCACGGTGAGGTAGCCCTGACCCAACAACTGCTGGAAGCCACCAACACCGCCAGCCACGATACCGAAGGCACTACCTATGAAGTGCGCCAGGGCCAGGTTTCCACCGCTGAAAATTTCCTGGCAGACATGCCCCTGCTGCTGGAAAGGCTGCACCAGCTGCCCCACGATTTGCCCTTGGCCGAGTTCCTGACCCAGTACTTCCCCGGCGACGAGCACCAGGCACTACGCAGCATGGTTATCAGCTTTGCCGAGGGCTACGATGCTGCCGACGCCCGCCGGGCCAGCGCCTTTGCCCTGCGTGAGGAGTGGTCGGGCGGCGGGGCCGAAGACTCGCCGCGTCCCGCCGGGGGCTACGGCCCGCTGCTCGACCACCTGGCCGGAGAAGTGAGAGCTGCCGGCGGAGTTATTCAGCTGGCTACCATTGTACAAACCATCCAGTGGCAGCACGGGCAAGTGACGGTAATCTGCGACCAGAACCGCCACTACCAGGCTCCCCGCCTCCTCCTCACTTTGCCTCTGGGCGTGCTGCAGGCAGCTCCCGATATGCCGGGTCACGTAGCGTTTGTACCCGAGCTGCCGGCCGCTCAGCGCCAGGCTGTGGCTGCGCTGGGTTTCGGACCCGTCATCAAGATCCTGCTTGAATTCCGCACCGCCTTCTGGGCGCAGGAATCGGCCGAGGCGAGCCACGCCATGCCGGAGCTGGAATTTCTGTTTTCGGATGCGCCGGTGCCCACCTGGTGGAGTCAGCTCCCCGACCCGCGCCCCTTGCTCACGGGCTGGCTGGCTGGCCCGGCCGCCGACCAGCTCCGGCATGCCCCCGACTCCGAGGTGCTGGCGCAAAGCCTGAACTCCTTGGCTTACCTACTGGGCACTTCGCCCACGTTTTTGCGCGACCAGCTGGTGGCCCAGCGCGTCGTCAACTGGGGTGCCGACCCGTTTGCCCGCGGGGCCTACGCCTACGCCACGGTAGCCTCGGCGGCGGCGCTCCAGGTGCTGGCCGTGCCGGTAGAAGAGACGTTATTTTTTGCCGGTGAAGGGCTGTACTCGGGGCCGGCCATGGGCACGGTGGAGGCCGCCTTCAGCAGCGGTCAGCAGGTAGCTCGCCGCCTGTTGGAGTCCCTAGCTTAGCACTCAATTTTGTTGTCACAATCTTTATTTTTCATCGGCAGTAGGTGACACTCCATGAGCCGGACATGGACGGGGTGGGCTTATGGCCGCTTTCTGATACTCTATGTAGTATGCTTGGGGTACCCGAAGCCCCATTTTTCACCCGGGTGAAAATAAATTTTGCCCGGGTGTGATTTTTTGCCGGCTCTCTGCGACTAATATTTCTGTCCGCCTTCCCCTCA
Above is a genomic segment from Hymenobacter cellulosivorans containing:
- a CDS encoding flavin monoamine oxidase family protein, which produces MTTPEIIIIGAGAAGLLAARELAQAGRRVLVLEARNRIGGRIHTFTEDGFSGPTEAGAEFLHGEVALTQQLLEATNTASHDTEGTTYEVRQGQVSTAENFLADMPLLLERLHQLPHDLPLAEFLTQYFPGDEHQALRSMVISFAEGYDAADARRASAFALREEWSGGGAEDSPRPAGGYGPLLDHLAGEVRAAGGVIQLATIVQTIQWQHGQVTVICDQNRHYQAPRLLLTLPLGVLQAAPDMPGHVAFVPELPAAQRQAVAALGFGPVIKILLEFRTAFWAQESAEASHAMPELEFLFSDAPVPTWWSQLPDPRPLLTGWLAGPAADQLRHAPDSEVLAQSLNSLAYLLGTSPTFLRDQLVAQRVVNWGADPFARGAYAYATVASAAALQVLAVPVEETLFFAGEGLYSGPAMGTVEAAFSSGQQVARRLLESLA